In Rhodococcus sp. OK302, one genomic interval encodes:
- a CDS encoding DUF3040 domain-containing protein: MPLSEHEQRMLDQIESALYAEDPKFASNVRGGRMRAPSSRRRFQAAALLVLGLVLLIAGVALPFKPGGFPIISLVGFLFMFGAGILLLWGGGRRTTGTQTANGATHGSDTQSGPPGAGGPSGGRGHSRGRRSGGGFSSRMEDRFRRRFEQE, translated from the coding sequence GTGCCACTCTCCGAGCACGAGCAGCGCATGCTCGATCAGATCGAGAGCGCTCTCTATGCCGAAGACCCCAAGTTCGCCTCCAATGTGCGGGGTGGCCGTATGCGGGCGCCGTCTAGTCGGCGGCGTTTCCAGGCGGCAGCTCTATTAGTGCTGGGTCTGGTCCTGTTGATTGCGGGAGTCGCACTCCCGTTCAAACCGGGCGGTTTTCCGATAATCAGTTTGGTCGGGTTCCTGTTCATGTTCGGTGCCGGCATCCTGCTCCTGTGGGGTGGCGGTCGACGTACAACAGGAACGCAAACTGCCAATGGTGCTACTCACGGCAGCGATACTCAGTCCGGACCTCCGGGTGCTGGTGGGCCGAGCGGCGGTCGAGGGCACTCACGCGGACGAAGGTCAGGCGGTGGATTCTCTTCTCGCATGGAAGATCGATTCCGTCGTAGGTTCGAGCAGGAGTAG
- a CDS encoding SAV_6107 family HEPN domain-containing protein — protein MSERVKSERAKSERILPAELSSPSVSAVSRLPATSGTAKLPEHSVGSSEVKGSGDRPSGGFAWNLVGKADALLAESAGAGDAADRFRCGYLAALRGAGAVLAVGVVGTGSRRKRSGNAWALLDSAAPTFGAWSRYFAGWSDARAAVETGLRVEISDADADAFVVEVGRFLTAVEEYIGQALRIDLRAS, from the coding sequence ATGTCTGAACGAGTGAAGTCCGAACGAGCAAAGTCTGAACGAATCTTGCCCGCGGAATTGTCGAGTCCGTCGGTGTCAGCGGTGTCCAGACTTCCGGCAACTTCGGGAACCGCAAAACTGCCCGAACACTCGGTGGGTTCCTCCGAAGTGAAGGGTTCCGGAGATCGGCCCAGTGGCGGATTCGCATGGAATCTAGTGGGGAAGGCCGACGCATTGCTGGCCGAATCCGCCGGCGCCGGCGACGCTGCGGACCGTTTCCGATGCGGCTACCTGGCGGCGCTGCGAGGTGCCGGTGCGGTGTTGGCCGTCGGTGTGGTCGGGACAGGGTCGCGACGCAAGCGAAGCGGCAACGCCTGGGCGCTCCTGGATTCTGCGGCACCTACATTCGGTGCCTGGTCGCGATATTTTGCGGGATGGTCGGATGCGAGGGCGGCGGTCGAGACGGGACTTCGTGTCGAGATCAGTGATGCCGATGCGGATGCATTTGTTGTCGAAGTCGGCCGATTTTTGACTGCAGTCGAGGAATACATCGGGCAGGCGCTTCGAATCGATCTGAGAGCGTCCTGA
- a CDS encoding GNAT family N-acetyltransferase, whose translation MRPVDPQIAWTPHTVELNREEFAKRLHEALTVYVTAMDYPRGTEFHRAPMWTEHSTRPGWKAVGALAGPESGSPAVESLVGIAYGYHGSSDQWWHQQVLHGLHRSGRPQSEISAILDDYFELTELHVHPNGQGHRLGESLIRHLLHDRSERSVLLSTPEVFDEDNRAWRLYRRLGFQDVLRRFRFSGDSRPFAVLGRGLPL comes from the coding sequence GTGAGACCGGTCGACCCGCAGATCGCCTGGACACCACACACGGTTGAACTGAACCGCGAGGAATTCGCGAAACGACTGCACGAGGCGTTGACCGTGTACGTCACCGCAATGGACTATCCGCGCGGCACCGAGTTCCATCGAGCACCCATGTGGACAGAGCACTCAACCCGCCCCGGATGGAAAGCAGTAGGCGCGCTCGCCGGACCCGAGTCCGGTTCACCCGCAGTAGAGTCGCTGGTCGGAATTGCCTACGGCTATCACGGGAGCTCAGATCAGTGGTGGCACCAGCAGGTCCTGCACGGACTGCACCGTTCCGGACGTCCACAGTCGGAGATCTCAGCCATTCTCGACGACTACTTCGAACTGACCGAGTTGCATGTTCATCCCAACGGCCAAGGCCATCGACTGGGCGAATCTCTGATCCGGCATCTCCTCCATGATCGGTCCGAGCGCTCGGTTCTGCTCTCCACTCCCGAAGTGTTCGACGAGGACAATCGGGCGTGGCGCCTGTACCGCCGGCTCGGATTTCAGGACGTGCTCCGACGCTTCCGCTTCTCCGGAGACAGTCGGCCGTTTGCCGTCCTCGGTAGAGGATTGCCCCTGTGA
- a CDS encoding phytoene desaturase family protein, translating to MLDAAVIGSGHNALVSAAYLAREGWSVRVFEKDTVPGGAVSTVERFPGHKVDRGSSAHIMIRHTGIIEELGLAAHGLRYIDCDPWAFAPPPPGSDRPGIVFHRDLDKTCRSIEQACGTRDADAYRKFVSVWSERSSRVMRAFSAPPTGPNLLSSFWGLDTGSGGSDISRQFLATGDSLLDEYFDSEPLKAALAWFGAQSGPPMSEPGTAPMVGFAALMHTLPPGRAVGGSGALSAALMSRMQADGATVSLGDAVTAVTRRGDLWTVTTASGLEVQARTVIAGCHILTTLQLLGNGGFDATTLERWRRRIRVGPGIGMVLRLATSELPQYPSASIDESTSGLQLLVSDRAHLRTAQGAAAGGELPPRPAVLGMSFSGIDPSIAPPGEHQVTLWSQWQPYRLSGNRDWASLAESEADRIIGEMEASAPGFSASILARHIQTPRDLESEMGLIGGNVMHVEMSLDQMMLWRPLPELSAHRVPGADGLYLTGASTHPGGGVSGASGRSAARIALSERRGHSLRRRILRKK from the coding sequence ATTCTCGATGCGGCCGTCATCGGTTCCGGCCACAACGCGTTGGTCTCGGCCGCGTACCTCGCCCGTGAAGGCTGGTCGGTTCGCGTGTTCGAAAAGGACACTGTCCCCGGCGGCGCGGTATCGACCGTCGAGCGATTCCCCGGACACAAAGTGGATCGCGGTTCGTCGGCCCACATCATGATTCGACACACCGGAATCATCGAAGAACTCGGGCTCGCAGCACACGGACTCCGGTACATCGACTGTGATCCCTGGGCCTTCGCGCCGCCTCCGCCTGGTTCGGACCGTCCCGGAATCGTCTTCCACCGCGACCTCGACAAAACCTGCAGATCTATCGAGCAAGCATGTGGCACAAGAGATGCCGACGCCTACCGCAAGTTCGTTTCCGTCTGGTCGGAGCGCAGCAGCCGAGTCATGCGCGCATTCTCCGCCCCGCCGACGGGCCCGAATCTGCTGTCGTCATTCTGGGGTCTCGACACCGGTAGCGGCGGCAGCGACATCTCGCGCCAATTCCTTGCCACCGGCGACTCCCTCCTCGACGAGTACTTCGACAGCGAACCCCTCAAAGCTGCACTCGCATGGTTCGGAGCCCAGTCGGGCCCACCGATGTCTGAGCCTGGTACCGCTCCCATGGTGGGGTTCGCAGCACTCATGCACACGCTCCCCCCGGGCCGAGCAGTCGGCGGAAGCGGCGCACTCAGCGCAGCGCTCATGTCGCGGATGCAGGCCGACGGTGCCACGGTCAGCCTCGGCGACGCCGTCACCGCGGTCACCCGTCGCGGCGATCTCTGGACTGTCACCACGGCGAGCGGGCTGGAAGTTCAAGCCCGCACCGTCATCGCCGGCTGCCACATCCTGACAACGCTCCAGCTTCTCGGCAACGGCGGCTTCGACGCAACCACCCTGGAGCGGTGGCGACGAAGGATTCGAGTCGGCCCGGGAATCGGCATGGTCCTGCGGTTGGCGACGTCCGAACTACCGCAGTATCCGTCGGCCTCGATCGACGAGAGCACGTCGGGACTACAACTTCTGGTCTCCGATCGCGCCCACCTGCGAACCGCTCAAGGCGCTGCGGCGGGCGGCGAACTGCCACCGCGCCCCGCGGTCCTCGGTATGAGTTTCAGCGGGATCGATCCCAGCATCGCTCCCCCGGGCGAGCACCAGGTGACATTGTGGTCGCAGTGGCAGCCGTACCGACTGAGCGGAAATCGAGACTGGGCATCGCTGGCAGAATCCGAGGCTGATCGCATCATCGGAGAGATGGAGGCGTCGGCCCCCGGCTTCAGCGCCAGCATCCTTGCGCGACACATTCAAACTCCGCGAGATCTCGAGTCCGAGATGGGCTTGATCGGCGGCAACGTCATGCACGTCGAGATGTCACTCGACCAGATGATGCTCTGGCGTCCACTCCCGGAACTGTCAGCTCATCGGGTACCGGGGGCAGACGGCCTATACCTCACCGGCGCGTCGACGCACCCCGGCGGCGGAGTATCCGGAGCGAGCGGTCGCAGCGCTGCTCGCATTGCACTCTCCGAACGACGCGGACACTCGCTGCGCCGCCGAATCCTTCGAAAGAAGTGA
- a CDS encoding carotenoid biosynthesis protein, producing the protein MTPQRVPLILALAAVGAQIVYPLVDGPTRDLVTIAVVGLLAAASISHALINRGAAWTIALIAVTAGIGFASEIVGTATGIPYGCYSYSVDRLGPALSGVPLIIPFAWTAGFYPIWCVATRLVRNFSTVPRRISRITLTVLGLLGWDLYLDPQMVADRQWAWCAENAGLPGISHIPLTNYAGWIVVGVVMATIMELISTRYEKDSRSEAVPIGLFLWTWLGSALAHSVFLSAAELRYSAMYGFAMMGILGSWLLLTFIRDRTSLADTPPRR; encoded by the coding sequence GTGACACCGCAAAGGGTTCCGCTGATTCTGGCGCTCGCCGCTGTCGGAGCGCAGATCGTGTACCCGCTGGTCGACGGGCCTACCCGCGATCTCGTCACGATCGCCGTCGTCGGATTGCTCGCCGCTGCATCGATCAGTCATGCGTTGATCAACCGCGGTGCGGCGTGGACGATTGCGTTGATCGCGGTCACCGCCGGAATCGGGTTTGCGTCGGAAATAGTCGGAACAGCAACCGGAATTCCGTACGGCTGTTACAGCTACAGCGTCGATCGACTAGGACCGGCATTGTCCGGTGTCCCCTTGATCATTCCTTTTGCCTGGACCGCCGGCTTCTATCCGATCTGGTGCGTCGCAACCCGCCTGGTTCGGAACTTTTCGACGGTGCCTCGCCGGATCAGTCGCATAACACTGACAGTTCTGGGATTGCTCGGATGGGACCTGTACCTCGATCCGCAGATGGTGGCCGATCGCCAGTGGGCGTGGTGCGCCGAAAATGCCGGATTGCCCGGTATCTCGCACATTCCGTTGACCAACTACGCCGGTTGGATCGTGGTCGGCGTGGTGATGGCGACAATCATGGAGCTGATCTCGACGCGGTACGAGAAGGACTCCCGCTCCGAGGCCGTCCCCATCGGGCTGTTTCTGTGGACCTGGCTCGGTTCGGCCCTCGCGCACTCCGTCTTCCTCAGCGCCGCGGAGTTGCGTTACTCGGCGATGTACGGATTCGCCATGATGGGGATTCTCGGATCCTGGCTGCTACTCACCTTCATCCGGGATCGAACTTCACTGGCCGACACACCCCCTCGTCGCTGA
- a CDS encoding LppM family (lipo)protein yields the protein MLVPLLAGCLRVQVSMGVSADDRVSGQIVAAVIPANETDKGPQLTPPSSLEKQIRVQEYKKDGYVGSQAFFSDLSFGDVAQLSSMTDEGAGSFQLTLTRSGDTVTLDGKADLKSVPAQGSDIQFSIAFPARIATTNGNRDGDSRVSWSLPAGEVSTVRAEVSYADPSTRTFAGWAGIMAGLTLGVAIIVGAMAWMMRNRTPVARAPKSPSPSDT from the coding sequence ATGTTGGTCCCCTTGCTGGCCGGCTGCCTGCGCGTTCAGGTGTCCATGGGCGTTTCCGCCGACGACCGTGTGTCCGGCCAGATCGTTGCCGCTGTCATCCCGGCGAACGAGACGGACAAGGGACCACAGTTGACGCCACCCTCGTCGCTCGAGAAACAAATTCGGGTCCAGGAGTACAAGAAGGACGGTTACGTCGGTTCGCAGGCGTTCTTCTCGGACCTCAGCTTCGGGGACGTCGCGCAACTGAGTTCCATGACGGACGAGGGCGCCGGTTCGTTCCAGCTCACACTCACTCGAAGTGGTGACACCGTCACCCTCGACGGAAAAGCCGACCTGAAGTCCGTCCCGGCCCAGGGTTCCGATATCCAATTCAGCATCGCATTTCCGGCGCGAATCGCGACAACCAACGGTAATCGCGACGGCGATTCACGAGTCTCGTGGAGTCTGCCGGCCGGTGAAGTATCCACTGTGCGTGCCGAAGTGAGCTATGCGGATCCGAGTACTCGAACTTTTGCGGGCTGGGCCGGAATCATGGCCGGACTGACACTCGGCGTCGCAATCATCGTCGGCGCAATGGCGTGGATGATGCGCAACCGCACTCCCGTCGCACGCGCGCCGAAAAGCCCGTCGCCATCTGACACGTGA
- a CDS encoding glycosyltransferase, with protein MNKIGRRALTVASAFAVGSAAMSVLNRITTPTLAVGPPDPIFERVTAIVPARNEETRLPFLIDDLRAQSGIKHLRVVIYDDRSTDRTASLAEDSAAGDIRFTIVRGEDELPDGWLGKSAACNQAARHGDSTDADILIFLDADVRLGPDALAAAVTELRRSGASLLSPWPTQIAVTAAERIVQPLLCWSWAATLPTLISNAVTAPSMAVACGQFLVFDASNYRQIGGHRAVAASVTEDLDLARALRAAGLRTVVALAGEHASCRMYSSAPELREGYGKWLWTAFGAPTSTAVVLFVAAGIWIAPAVTLVCGSGRVRAVAAIGYAAGVFSRLASRNMETRKAICIRDIADAATHPLSIAAAIGLAVDSNRRHRLGRATWKGRTIP; from the coding sequence GTGAATAAGATCGGTCGCCGAGCCCTCACAGTCGCATCCGCCTTCGCAGTCGGCAGCGCTGCCATGAGCGTCCTCAACCGAATCACCACCCCCACTCTGGCCGTAGGTCCACCTGATCCGATCTTCGAGCGGGTGACCGCGATTGTTCCGGCGCGCAACGAGGAAACTCGGCTGCCGTTCTTGATCGACGATCTCCGCGCACAAAGTGGGATCAAGCACCTCCGGGTCGTGATCTACGACGACCGTTCCACCGATCGCACCGCGTCACTCGCCGAGGATTCAGCCGCCGGCGATATTCGATTCACCATTGTCCGGGGCGAGGACGAACTGCCGGACGGATGGCTGGGCAAGTCCGCCGCCTGTAATCAGGCTGCGCGCCACGGTGACTCGACCGATGCCGACATTCTGATATTCCTCGACGCCGACGTCCGACTCGGTCCCGACGCCCTGGCTGCGGCCGTCACCGAACTGCGTCGCAGCGGAGCGTCGTTGCTGAGTCCGTGGCCCACGCAGATTGCCGTTACTGCCGCCGAACGCATCGTTCAACCGTTGCTGTGCTGGTCATGGGCGGCAACACTGCCGACGCTGATCTCCAACGCTGTCACCGCGCCGTCGATGGCCGTTGCGTGCGGTCAGTTCCTCGTTTTCGACGCGTCGAACTACCGGCAGATCGGTGGGCACCGCGCCGTCGCGGCATCCGTGACCGAGGATCTCGATCTGGCGCGGGCACTGCGGGCGGCCGGTCTACGCACTGTCGTGGCTCTCGCCGGTGAGCATGCATCCTGCCGAATGTATTCCAGCGCACCGGAACTGCGTGAGGGTTACGGGAAGTGGCTGTGGACCGCCTTCGGTGCGCCGACGTCCACGGCAGTGGTGCTGTTTGTCGCCGCCGGAATCTGGATCGCGCCCGCCGTTACCCTCGTCTGCGGCAGCGGCCGGGTACGCGCAGTCGCGGCAATCGGATACGCAGCCGGCGTCTTCTCGCGACTTGCATCACGAAACATGGAGACCCGCAAGGCAATTTGCATCCGCGATATCGCGGACGCGGCTACCCACCCACTGTCGATTGCAGCCGCAATCGGCCTCGCGGTGGACTCCAACCGAAGGCATCGACTCGGCCGGGCTACCTGGAAAGGCCGAACGATCCCCTGA
- a CDS encoding methylenetetrahydrofolate reductase, with translation MTFDAVRGRSSEGWASRTPSIVDRITSHTGGRIPFSVEFSPPRDAEAEARLWRAVRTFERLGPAFVSMTYGAGGSTRDRTVRVTGELAEETTLLPVAHLTAVSHSIDELRSMVGAYADRGISNILVLRGDPPGDPLGEWKKHPDGVEYAEELVRMVRDLGDFHVGVASFPEGHYRAPDLAHDTKYLVAKLRAGAEYSITQMFFDVDDYLRLRDRVSAFDPEQGAKPIIPEIMPVTSLGSVRRMLELSGSSLPPALERRFDAAAGSGAQENRAAVRELGIDLATEMGERLIAEGAPCLHFITLNFARATSEVLERLGLTSEASTGSAAAR, from the coding sequence GTGACATTCGATGCAGTCAGGGGACGCTCCAGCGAGGGCTGGGCCAGCCGAACACCGTCGATCGTCGATCGGATCACGTCTCACACAGGCGGTCGGATTCCGTTCTCGGTCGAGTTTTCACCGCCGCGCGACGCAGAAGCCGAAGCGCGGTTGTGGCGTGCCGTGCGTACGTTCGAGAGGCTCGGTCCGGCATTTGTCTCCATGACGTACGGCGCGGGTGGCTCGACACGTGACCGCACTGTTCGGGTTACGGGTGAGCTGGCAGAAGAGACGACGCTGCTGCCCGTTGCACATTTGACAGCTGTTTCTCACAGCATCGACGAACTTCGATCCATGGTCGGTGCGTATGCAGACCGTGGCATCAGCAACATCTTGGTTTTGCGCGGCGATCCGCCCGGGGACCCACTCGGGGAGTGGAAGAAGCATCCCGACGGTGTCGAGTACGCCGAAGAATTGGTGCGGATGGTCCGCGACCTCGGTGACTTCCACGTTGGTGTGGCGTCGTTCCCCGAAGGGCACTATCGGGCGCCGGATCTGGCACATGACACGAAGTACCTGGTCGCGAAGTTGCGCGCCGGTGCCGAGTACTCCATTACCCAGATGTTCTTCGACGTTGACGACTACCTGCGTCTGCGTGATCGCGTCAGTGCGTTCGACCCGGAACAGGGTGCAAAGCCGATCATTCCCGAAATCATGCCGGTCACGTCGCTCGGATCTGTGCGTCGCATGCTCGAGCTGTCCGGGTCTTCGTTGCCGCCGGCACTCGAGCGTAGGTTCGACGCCGCAGCAGGCAGTGGCGCCCAGGAGAACAGGGCGGCTGTCCGTGAACTCGGTATCGATCTGGCCACTGAAATGGGCGAACGATTGATCGCTGAAGGCGCGCCGTGCTTGCACTTCATCACGCTCAATTTTGCGCGTGCAACCAGTGAGGTGCTCGAACGACTCGGGCTGACGTCCGAAGCGTCGACGGGTTCGGCTGCAGCTCGCTAG
- a CDS encoding polyprenyl synthetase family protein, with protein MVENIGGGYENAVATLESFVLRGGKRVRPAFAWTGWLGAGGDPQGVDGESVLRACTALELVQACALVHDDIIDASTTRRGFPTVHVEFENQHSGNNWSGDGAHFGEAVAILLGDLALAWADDMMRESGIDAATAARVSPVWSAMRTEVLGGQFLDISNEARGDETVESAMRVNRYKTAAYTIERPLHLGAVLYGADAALIDAYRKFGTDIGIAFQLRDDLLGVFGDPSITGKPSGDDLRTGKRTTLFAAALDRADATDPAAAQLLRDGIGTDLTDSDVDTLRVAITDLGAVADAEARIAALVESAGSALESSSATPEAKIRLTDMAIAATSRTY; from the coding sequence ATGGTCGAGAACATCGGCGGCGGATACGAGAATGCCGTGGCCACGCTCGAGAGTTTTGTGCTGCGGGGCGGAAAACGCGTCCGACCGGCCTTCGCCTGGACGGGGTGGCTCGGCGCCGGCGGCGATCCGCAGGGTGTAGACGGCGAGAGCGTTCTGCGGGCTTGCACCGCACTCGAACTTGTCCAGGCCTGCGCACTGGTCCACGACGACATCATTGACGCCTCGACCACCCGACGCGGATTCCCGACCGTGCATGTCGAGTTCGAAAATCAACATAGCGGTAACAACTGGAGCGGCGACGGCGCACACTTCGGCGAAGCTGTCGCCATCCTGCTCGGCGATCTGGCCTTGGCCTGGGCCGACGACATGATGCGTGAATCCGGCATCGACGCCGCTACTGCGGCGCGGGTCAGCCCGGTCTGGTCGGCAATGCGCACCGAGGTTCTCGGCGGTCAATTCCTCGATATCAGCAACGAAGCCCGCGGCGACGAAACCGTCGAATCAGCCATGCGTGTGAACCGCTACAAAACCGCGGCGTACACGATCGAACGTCCCCTGCATCTGGGTGCTGTCCTCTACGGCGCTGACGCCGCACTGATCGACGCGTACCGAAAGTTCGGCACCGACATCGGCATCGCATTTCAACTTCGCGACGACCTGCTCGGTGTGTTCGGGGATCCGTCGATCACCGGCAAACCGTCGGGAGACGACCTGCGCACCGGCAAGCGAACAACCCTGTTCGCTGCGGCGCTCGATCGCGCCGACGCCACCGATCCGGCTGCAGCGCAGCTACTTCGCGACGGAATCGGTACCGACCTGACCGACTCCGACGTCGACACTTTGCGTGTCGCGATCACCGATCTCGGGGCTGTGGCGGACGCCGAAGCGCGCATCGCAGCACTGGTCGAATCTGCCGGATCCGCACTGGAATCGAGCAGCGCGACCCCGGAAGCCAAGATCCGGCTCACCGATATGGCCATCGCGGCCACCTCGCGAACCTACTGA
- the crtI gene encoding phytoene desaturase family protein, producing MVGHIRTVSAPTDHVVIVGAGLAGLSAGLHLLGAGRAVTILEADATVGGRVGRYCGPDYTVDNGATVLTMPQLIDEALAAVGAHSDSTTPKLVVHKLDPAYHARFADGTTLDVSSDPDTMAAEVSRLCGPDEARRYRSLRRWLAQIFDAEFDRFMDANFDSPLDLVNSSAALKDLSKLLALRGFGSLGHQVDRFIRDPRLRRIFTFQALYAGVAPARALAVYGAIAHMDTSLGVYFPEGGMHTIAASMADAFTTSGGKLRLDTPVERLETTGRRVSAVLTTSGERLSCDALVLTPDVLVTDQLLRPHTRRRPRRVRTSPSAVVIHGTILSSIADRWPANRHHTIDFGDAWERTFAEITAGPGRGTLMSDPSLLITRPAVTDAGLTFRRDGRTREPLSILAPCPNLVSAPLDWSKLETPYVREILGTLQQRGYDGLADGLDIDHVDTPRTWLDKGMTAGSPFAAAHTFSQTGPFRRKNLEPGFDNVVLAGSGTVPGVGVPTVLLSGRLAAERITGARNRGEAVLGPASN from the coding sequence ATCGTGGGCCACATCCGAACCGTCAGTGCCCCAACCGATCACGTGGTCATCGTGGGCGCCGGACTCGCCGGACTGTCCGCGGGACTGCATCTACTGGGCGCCGGCCGCGCGGTCACGATTCTCGAAGCCGATGCCACCGTCGGCGGTCGCGTCGGTCGGTACTGCGGCCCCGATTACACTGTCGACAACGGCGCTACCGTTCTGACGATGCCGCAGTTGATCGACGAGGCACTGGCAGCCGTCGGTGCACATTCCGACTCGACGACTCCGAAACTTGTTGTCCACAAACTTGATCCGGCGTACCACGCCCGATTCGCAGACGGCACCACCTTGGACGTCAGCTCGGATCCCGACACCATGGCAGCCGAAGTCAGCAGACTGTGCGGTCCCGACGAGGCTCGGCGATACCGGTCGCTGCGACGTTGGCTTGCGCAAATTTTCGACGCCGAATTCGACCGCTTCATGGATGCGAACTTCGATTCACCGCTCGATTTGGTAAATTCGTCGGCTGCACTCAAGGATCTATCCAAGCTTCTTGCACTCCGCGGTTTCGGATCCCTCGGACACCAAGTGGACCGGTTCATCCGAGATCCGCGACTCCGAAGAATCTTCACCTTCCAGGCCCTCTATGCCGGAGTCGCACCGGCGCGCGCGCTGGCCGTCTACGGCGCCATCGCGCACATGGACACCTCTCTGGGCGTCTACTTCCCCGAAGGTGGCATGCACACCATCGCGGCATCGATGGCGGACGCTTTCACGACAAGCGGCGGCAAACTCCGACTCGACACTCCCGTCGAGCGACTCGAGACAACCGGCCGACGTGTCAGCGCGGTACTTACGACCTCGGGCGAACGCCTTTCCTGCGACGCCCTTGTCTTGACACCCGACGTCCTCGTCACCGACCAACTGTTGCGCCCACACACTCGTCGACGGCCCCGCCGGGTCCGAACATCACCGTCGGCGGTGGTGATTCACGGCACAATCCTGTCGTCGATTGCAGACCGATGGCCAGCGAACCGACACCACACGATCGATTTCGGCGATGCGTGGGAACGCACCTTCGCGGAGATCACAGCCGGACCTGGCCGCGGCACTCTCATGAGTGATCCGTCACTGTTGATCACCAGACCAGCGGTCACCGATGCCGGGTTGACGTTCAGGAGGGACGGCCGCACACGCGAGCCCCTCTCGATTCTCGCACCGTGCCCCAACCTCGTCAGCGCACCGCTCGACTGGTCGAAACTGGAGACTCCGTACGTCCGCGAAATCCTCGGTACCCTGCAACAACGCGGATACGACGGACTGGCTGACGGACTCGACATCGACCACGTCGACACACCCCGAACATGGTTGGACAAAGGGATGACCGCCGGCAGTCCGTTTGCGGCTGCACACACGTTCAGTCAGACCGGACCGTTTCGTCGAAAGAACCTCGAACCAGGCTTCGACAACGTCGTTCTGGCCGGTTCCGGAACGGTACCGGGGGTGGGTGTGCCGACGGTCCTCCTCTCCGGACGACTGGCCGCCGAGCGCATCACGGGCGCGCGCAATCGAGGCGAGGCCGTACTTGGTCCCGCGAGCAACTAA